One genomic region from Desulfofalx alkaliphila DSM 12257 encodes:
- a CDS encoding DUF362 domain-containing protein yields the protein MHPVVNEETCIACGTCESVCPADVFKVAEVSKVVNPDDCIECETCVGSCPTGSITLVE from the coding sequence ATGCATCCGGTTGTTAATGAAGAAACCTGTATTGCCTGTGGTACCTGTGAAAGTGTTTGTCCTGCCGACGTATTTAAGGTCGCTGAAGTGTCAAAGGTAGTAAATCCAGATGATTGTATTGAGTGTGAAACCTGTGTGGGTAGTTGCCCCACCGGCTCTATTACCTTAGTTGAATAA
- a CDS encoding heavy metal translocating P-type ATPase — protein sequence MAQVTIKIKGMSCAACVRRVERGIKKIDGVWEANVNLSTGKAAVNYDEGAVKLETIIASVEKMGFKAYPAQAERAIIPVGGVTCAACVRRIETGVSKLEGVNSVSVNLATEKVAVEYDGDTASLADIKDKIAQLGYQVFEAVRETAEDREKTEREKEMKKLTFDFVFGAALTAVVLMGSLPHMVEGWGQWVPAILTMPITLLLITTPVQFISGWRFYKGAYAALSHGTSDMNVLVAIGTSSAWLYSAAMTLFPGFLTGLGFPYQLYYDVATVITTLILLGRLLEAKAKGKTSEAIRSLMGMQAKTARVVRDGQEVDIPIEDVVLGDIVVVRPGEKIPVDGIIVSGRSSVDESMLTGESIPVEKSEGDQVIGATINKTGAFRFKATKIGKDTMLAQIIRLVEEAQGSKAPIQKLVDVIAAYFVPSVVTIAVISFLLWWYFGPEPSLIFGLTTFIAVLIIACPCALGLATPTAIMVGTGKGAENGILIKGAESLETAHKIDTIVFDKTGTITVGEPSLTDLIVNDGYAQEEVLYLIASVERGSEHPLGEAIVKSAQEKGISLAEPEEFDAVPGHGISAKVNGKKILIGNLRLMKSQKLELGEGILKTSDQLADEGKTPMFIAIDGSIAGVVAVADTVKETSLKAVKVLKQMGIEVIMLTGDNRRTAEAVGRQVGIDRVLAEVLPEHKAQEVKKLQDEGKVVAMVGDGINDAPALAQANVGIAIGTGTDVAMEASDITLIRGDLRGVPTAIKLSKATMVMIWQNLFWAFAYNIVLIPVAAGILWPFFGIILNPMLAAAAMAFSSISVVLNTLRLRTFKPPAELMD from the coding sequence ATGGCTCAAGTGACAATAAAAATCAAAGGTATGTCCTGTGCTGCCTGCGTACGCAGAGTAGAAAGGGGAATTAAAAAAATAGACGGTGTTTGGGAGGCCAACGTAAATCTCAGCACCGGAAAGGCCGCCGTTAATTATGATGAAGGGGCTGTGAAGCTGGAAACAATCATTGCCTCTGTTGAAAAAATGGGTTTTAAGGCCTACCCTGCCCAAGCGGAGAGGGCAATAATACCTGTGGGCGGTGTTACCTGCGCTGCCTGCGTCCGGCGCATTGAAACCGGTGTAAGCAAATTAGAGGGTGTTAACTCTGTGTCCGTTAACCTGGCCACTGAAAAGGTGGCAGTGGAGTACGACGGTGACACTGCTTCACTGGCAGACATTAAGGATAAAATAGCACAGCTTGGCTATCAAGTTTTTGAGGCGGTAAGGGAAACCGCCGAAGACCGGGAAAAAACAGAGCGGGAAAAGGAAATGAAAAAACTAACCTTTGACTTTGTTTTTGGGGCGGCACTGACAGCGGTGGTCTTGATGGGCTCTCTGCCCCATATGGTTGAAGGTTGGGGTCAATGGGTACCGGCAATTTTAACCATGCCTATCACTCTTTTGCTGATAACCACTCCGGTTCAATTTATCTCCGGATGGAGATTTTATAAGGGTGCCTATGCCGCCCTATCCCACGGCACCAGCGACATGAATGTATTGGTGGCAATTGGCACCTCCTCGGCCTGGCTCTACAGTGCGGCCATGACCTTATTCCCGGGCTTTTTAACCGGATTGGGTTTTCCATATCAACTCTATTACGATGTGGCAACGGTAATTACCACCTTAATTCTACTGGGCAGGTTGTTGGAAGCAAAGGCAAAGGGCAAGACTTCGGAGGCCATTCGCAGCCTGATGGGTATGCAGGCTAAAACCGCCCGGGTGGTTAGGGACGGCCAAGAGGTGGACATACCCATTGAAGATGTGGTCTTGGGTGACATAGTAGTTGTGCGCCCCGGTGAAAAAATACCTGTGGACGGCATAATTGTCAGCGGCCGTTCATCGGTGGATGAATCCATGTTAACCGGGGAGAGTATACCGGTGGAAAAATCCGAAGGGGACCAAGTTATCGGCGCCACCATCAATAAAACCGGTGCTTTCAGATTTAAGGCCACTAAAATCGGTAAAGACACCATGTTGGCACAGATAATACGGCTGGTGGAAGAAGCCCAGGGTTCAAAGGCCCCCATTCAAAAACTGGTGGATGTAATTGCCGCCTATTTTGTACCGTCGGTGGTGACCATAGCGGTAATTAGTTTTCTCTTATGGTGGTACTTTGGCCCCGAGCCCTCATTAATTTTTGGGCTGACAACCTTTATTGCGGTGCTGATAATTGCCTGTCCCTGTGCCTTGGGTTTAGCAACCCCCACCGCCATAATGGTTGGCACCGGCAAGGGGGCCGAAAACGGTATTTTAATTAAGGGAGCCGAAAGTTTAGAAACTGCCCATAAGATTGATACAATAGTATTTGACAAAACCGGCACCATTACTGTGGGTGAACCTTCCCTTACCGATTTAATTGTAAATGACGGCTATGCACAGGAGGAAGTTTTGTATTTAATAGCTTCGGTGGAAAGGGGATCTGAGCATCCCCTGGGTGAAGCCATTGTAAAAAGTGCACAGGAAAAAGGGATATCACTGGCTGAACCGGAAGAGTTTGATGCAGTTCCAGGTCATGGAATTTCAGCTAAGGTGAACGGTAAAAAGATATTAATAGGCAACCTGCGGCTAATGAAGTCCCAGAAGCTTGAGCTTGGGGAAGGCATACTAAAAACCTCAGATCAGTTGGCCGATGAAGGAAAAACCCCGATGTTTATTGCCATTGACGGCAGCATTGCCGGGGTGGTGGCCGTTGCGGACACTGTAAAAGAAACTTCGCTAAAGGCTGTCAAAGTTTTAAAACAAATGGGTATTGAAGTGATTATGCTCACCGGAGATAACAGGCGCACCGCAGAGGCAGTGGGCCGCCAGGTGGGCATTGATCGGGTGCTGGCCGAGGTGTTGCCGGAACATAAGGCCCAAGAAGTTAAAAAGCTACAGGATGAAGGCAAGGTGGTGGCCATGGTGGGGGACGGCATTAATGACGCCCCGGCCCTGGCCCAGGCCAATGTGGGTATAGCCATCGGCACGGGTACCGATGTGGCCATGGAAGCGTCGGATATTACCCTGATTAGGGGCGATTTGCGGGGGGTGCCCACAGCCATTAAACTTTCTAAGGCTACCATGGTGATGATTTGGCAAAACCTCTTTTGGGCCTTTGCCTATAACATTGTACTTATTCCGGTGGCAGCGGGTATATTATGGCCCTTCTTTGGCATTATCTTAAACCCCATGCTTGCCGCTGCCGCCATGGCCTTTAGCTCCATTTCCGTGGTCTTAAATACCCTAAGGTTAAGGACCTTCAAACCCCCGGCAGAATTGATGGATTGA
- a CDS encoding sulfite exporter TauE/SafE family protein, with the protein MYFPVAGIEVAPWLPFLAGFLVAFFCSMGGVSGANLLLPFQMSVLGFTTPAVSATNHFFNIVAIPSGVYRYIREGRMVWPLCIMVIIGTIPGVFVGVWARVHYLPDPTHFKFFAGLVLLYIGGMMVHSLLKKPAPGSDKKSAEKRFQEMVLQFRKNQADKVNQEALPTTKVVSFGIKKMEYTFYGETFSVNPIIIISFSSFVGIVGGIYGIGGGAIISPIFVAIFKLPVYTIAGACLMGTFLTSLTAVLFYQIIAPFYPHLAVAPDWILGLLFGFGGALGMYLGARAQKFVPATFIKWVLAFVLIFAALRYVAEIF; encoded by the coding sequence ATGTATTTTCCGGTGGCCGGAATTGAGGTAGCCCCTTGGCTGCCTTTCCTGGCGGGTTTTTTGGTGGCTTTCTTTTGTAGTATGGGCGGGGTGTCCGGGGCTAATCTGCTCTTGCCCTTTCAAATGAGCGTACTTGGTTTTACCACCCCGGCCGTAAGCGCCACCAACCACTTCTTTAACATCGTGGCAATACCCAGCGGGGTTTATCGGTATATCCGTGAAGGGCGGATGGTGTGGCCCTTGTGCATCATGGTCATTATAGGCACCATTCCCGGGGTTTTTGTGGGAGTTTGGGCCAGGGTGCATTATTTGCCTGATCCCACTCATTTTAAATTTTTTGCCGGCTTGGTTTTGCTTTACATAGGCGGTATGATGGTTCACTCCCTGCTTAAAAAACCGGCTCCGGGCAGTGACAAAAAGTCGGCTGAAAAGCGCTTTCAGGAAATGGTCCTCCAATTTCGTAAGAACCAGGCAGATAAAGTAAACCAAGAAGCTCTGCCCACCACCAAGGTAGTAAGTTTCGGTATTAAAAAGATGGAGTACACCTTTTACGGTGAAACCTTTTCAGTTAACCCCATAATTATAATTTCTTTTTCTTCCTTTGTCGGCATAGTGGGCGGCATTTACGGCATCGGCGGCGGGGCCATTATCTCTCCCATCTTTGTCGCTATTTTTAAGTTGCCGGTTTACACCATAGCCGGCGCTTGCCTGATGGGAACATTTCTCACTTCATTAACGGCTGTTTTATTTTATCAAATTATTGCTCCCTTTTATCCCCATTTGGCCGTGGCTCCCGACTGGATCTTGGGCTTGCTCTTTGGTTTCGGCGGAGCCTTGGGTATGTATTTAGGGGCCAGGGCGCAAAAGTTTGTACCGGCAACCTTCATTAAGTGGGTACTGGCCTTTGTATTGATTTTCGCTGCTTTAAGATATGTGGCAGAAATTTTCTAA
- the recJ gene encoding single-stranded-DNA-specific exonuclease RecJ: protein MKKLTDMVTGILIKRGVPRELWDGFLDPALYKPTDPTDFPGIENAADYLQQAVDAGKGICVYGDYDVDGVTSTALLVSVLKSLGADVIYKVPDRFKEGYGLNAAVIKEMPLKGVDLILTCDCGIANVEEVALARQLGMDVIITDHHLLPDKLPEANGIVSCQLLPQNHRARHLPGVGVAYFLARLLLARYHREEEAEQYLDLVALGLVADVVPLTGENRYLLQRGLPKIRQAYRPGIKALLQVCNLNADELTEEHIAFQLAPLINAAGRMETAQDAVELLLCREEKAARPWAEKLYKINQQRRQVGDQMLAEAEALLAGPVGGAIVLYQPHWHQGIIGITAGRLCEKYRVPVVLMCKKDDGETIVGSARSVEGVHIYRALGKCADYLLSYGGHAAAAGLSLHRDQLTIFTGLCTKVLSEMNEQALKDAGPTYDLELPIGGVNSRLYYQLRRLAPFGEGWPQPLFYCPQVKVLNARPTTGDKHLRLVVEHGGSQMPAIYWWGGDKKDIKSGRLLYNLSVNRWQGEEAVQLVVVNLEEAEEAPAQARVEKQVIEVQDYRRWRELGYSPPQFNDALYFYEGPPLKDFPYRVNHRYLMTPADRLVLLTCPPDPRVLREVIALSGARKLVLAYSISTSPGLSDVIKTLMGYLKYIINRRGGSTDVFELAAVTGHTELLVMKLIRHLQRLELLEVQMPGRGQMLIKPSQKKGKKKAPPEPLKKLLNESNAYRRFMLQAGTEQLLAQLP from the coding sequence ATGAAAAAGTTAACTGACATGGTAACCGGCATACTAATCAAGAGAGGTGTACCCAGGGAGCTTTGGGACGGCTTTTTAGACCCGGCTCTATATAAGCCCACAGACCCCACTGATTTTCCCGGCATTGAAAATGCCGCCGATTATCTTCAGCAGGCAGTGGATGCAGGCAAGGGGATTTGTGTTTACGGTGACTACGACGTGGACGGGGTTACATCCACGGCACTGCTGGTGTCGGTGTTAAAATCCCTGGGTGCAGATGTAATATATAAGGTGCCCGATCGGTTTAAAGAAGGATATGGGTTAAATGCAGCGGTGATTAAAGAAATGCCTTTAAAAGGGGTAGACTTGATACTTACCTGTGACTGTGGCATAGCCAATGTGGAGGAGGTGGCCTTGGCCAGGCAGCTGGGCATGGATGTAATAATTACCGACCACCATTTACTGCCCGACAAGTTGCCGGAGGCAAACGGCATTGTAAGCTGCCAACTGCTGCCCCAAAATCACCGGGCCCGCCACCTGCCCGGGGTGGGGGTGGCCTATTTTCTGGCCCGGCTGCTGCTGGCCCGGTATCATAGGGAAGAGGAGGCAGAGCAATACCTGGACTTGGTGGCCTTAGGCCTGGTGGCCGATGTTGTGCCCCTGACCGGGGAAAACCGTTATTTACTGCAGCGGGGTTTGCCTAAAATCCGCCAAGCTTACCGGCCGGGCATTAAGGCCCTGTTGCAAGTGTGTAACTTAAATGCCGATGAACTAACTGAAGAGCATATTGCTTTTCAGCTGGCGCCCCTCATTAACGCCGCCGGACGGATGGAAACTGCCCAAGATGCAGTGGAACTGCTGCTCTGCCGAGAAGAAAAGGCCGCCCGGCCCTGGGCAGAAAAATTATACAAAATTAATCAACAGCGCCGCCAGGTTGGTGATCAAATGCTGGCCGAGGCCGAGGCACTGTTAGCCGGCCCGGTGGGCGGTGCCATAGTACTTTATCAACCCCACTGGCACCAGGGCATTATCGGTATCACAGCCGGCAGATTGTGTGAAAAGTACCGGGTGCCGGTGGTGCTCATGTGTAAAAAGGATGATGGGGAAACCATTGTGGGTTCAGCCCGTTCGGTGGAAGGGGTACATATTTACCGGGCACTGGGTAAATGTGCTGACTACTTGCTGAGCTATGGCGGCCACGCCGCTGCCGCCGGCCTTTCACTGCACCGGGACCAATTAACCATATTTACCGGCCTTTGTACCAAAGTATTATCTGAAATGAATGAACAAGCCCTAAAGGATGCCGGGCCCACCTATGATCTGGAACTGCCCATCGGCGGGGTAAACAGCCGCTTGTATTATCAACTGCGCCGGCTGGCTCCCTTTGGCGAGGGCTGGCCCCAACCTCTGTTTTACTGCCCCCAGGTCAAGGTGCTCAATGCTCGACCCACCACCGGGGACAAACACCTGCGCCTGGTAGTGGAGCATGGCGGCAGCCAAATGCCGGCCATTTACTGGTGGGGCGGAGATAAGAAGGACATAAAAAGCGGCCGGCTCTTATATAATCTTTCTGTAAACCGCTGGCAGGGGGAAGAAGCGGTGCAGCTGGTGGTGGTCAATCTAGAGGAGGCAGAGGAAGCCCCTGCCCAAGCCAGGGTAGAAAAACAAGTGATCGAGGTACAGGATTACCGGCGCTGGCGGGAGTTGGGCTACAGCCCACCCCAGTTTAATGATGCCCTCTACTTTTACGAGGGCCCGCCATTAAAGGACTTTCCTTACCGGGTCAACCACCGCTATTTGATGACCCCTGCGGACCGTTTAGTGCTGTTAACCTGTCCCCCCGATCCCCGGGTGTTGCGGGAAGTTATTGCCCTAAGCGGGGCCCGAAAACTGGTGCTGGCATATTCCATTAGCACTTCCCCAGGCTTGAGCGATGTTATAAAAACCTTGATGGGCTATCTAAAGTATATCATTAACCGGCGGGGAGGAAGTACCGATGTCTTTGAATTGGCGGCGGTAACCGGACATACCGAGCTGCTGGTGATGAAGCTGATCAGGCATTTACAGCGTTTAGAACTATTGGAGGTCCAAATGCCTGGCAGGGGGCAAATGTTAATTAAGCCAAGCCAAAAAAAAGGGAAGAAAAAAGCCCCGCCGGAGCCGCTAAAAAAACTACTGAACGAAAGCAACGCCTATCGCAGGTTTATGCTGCAGGCCGGTACCGAGCAGTTGCTGGCCCAGCTGCCCTAA
- the hcp gene encoding hydroxylamine reductase — protein MFCNQCEQTAKGTGCTVTGVCGKKPDVAALQDLLLHAVKGLSYYAHEGRRLGVKDNKIDHFVCLAIFSTLTNVVFDPERLQQLINQTVEYTAQLKDKVAQAGGNVEFADPAANFKPAADLEGLVKQGEEVGLPTARDVDANIQSLQQILLYGIKGVSAYADHAAILGQHDDTVYAFIYEAMVSFANKELGLNDWVGLVLKCGEINLRAMELLDAGNTGTYGHPVPTEVPLGAKQGKCILVSGHDLKDLEQLLKQTEGKGINIYTHGEMLPTHGYPELKKYPHFYGHYGTAWQNQKKEFAEFPGAILMTTNCIQQPQELYQQNIFTTGPVAWPGVKHVDNSDFSPVIERALELPGFAADEDKGTVMVGFGRNAVLGVADKVIEAVKAGQIKHFMLVGGCDGVKAGRNYYTELVEKAPKDTVILTLACGKFRFFDKDLGDIGGIPRLLDVGQCNDAYSTIQIAVALAKAFDCGVNDLPLSLVLSWYEQKAVAILLTLLHLGIKGIRLGPSLPAFITPAVLDVLVQNFDIKPIGTADEDLAAILG, from the coding sequence ATGTTTTGTAATCAGTGTGAACAAACTGCCAAGGGGACAGGCTGTACTGTAACCGGCGTTTGCGGTAAAAAACCGGATGTGGCCGCCCTCCAAGATTTACTGCTACATGCTGTGAAAGGCTTATCGTATTATGCCCATGAAGGACGTAGGTTGGGCGTAAAAGACAACAAAATAGATCACTTTGTCTGCCTGGCTATTTTTTCTACCCTGACCAACGTGGTCTTTGATCCGGAGCGTTTGCAGCAGCTGATTAATCAGACCGTTGAATATACGGCCCAACTAAAGGACAAAGTTGCCCAGGCCGGCGGAAATGTAGAATTTGCCGATCCGGCAGCTAACTTTAAGCCTGCTGCTGACCTGGAAGGTTTAGTTAAACAGGGTGAGGAGGTGGGCCTGCCTACCGCCCGCGATGTTGATGCCAATATACAGTCCCTGCAACAAATCTTATTGTACGGTATTAAAGGAGTTAGCGCTTATGCTGACCATGCAGCAATTCTGGGCCAGCATGATGATACTGTTTATGCCTTTATTTACGAGGCAATGGTATCCTTTGCCAATAAAGAGCTGGGCCTCAATGACTGGGTAGGTTTGGTGCTTAAATGCGGTGAAATAAACCTGCGGGCCATGGAACTGCTGGATGCCGGCAATACCGGTACATATGGACATCCGGTACCCACCGAAGTTCCCTTGGGTGCAAAACAAGGCAAGTGCATCTTAGTTTCCGGCCATGACCTCAAAGACCTGGAACAACTGCTAAAACAAACCGAGGGTAAAGGCATTAACATTTATACCCACGGGGAAATGCTGCCCACCCACGGTTACCCGGAATTAAAGAAATACCCCCATTTTTACGGCCACTACGGCACTGCCTGGCAGAACCAGAAAAAAGAGTTTGCTGAATTCCCAGGGGCGATACTGATGACTACCAACTGTATCCAGCAGCCCCAAGAGCTATATCAGCAAAACATCTTTACCACCGGACCGGTGGCTTGGCCAGGGGTTAAACATGTGGACAATAGCGACTTTAGTCCGGTAATTGAACGGGCTTTAGAGCTGCCCGGATTTGCCGCCGATGAGGATAAGGGCACAGTCATGGTAGGCTTTGGCCGCAACGCAGTCCTTGGGGTGGCCGATAAGGTTATCGAAGCAGTTAAAGCCGGCCAAATTAAGCACTTTATGCTGGTGGGCGGCTGCGACGGTGTGAAAGCCGGCCGTAACTATTATACTGAACTGGTGGAAAAGGCACCCAAGGATACCGTAATATTAACCCTGGCCTGTGGTAAATTCCGTTTCTTCGATAAGGATTTAGGAGATATCGGCGGCATTCCGCGGCTGTTAGACGTCGGTCAGTGCAACGACGCTTACTCAACTATCCAAATTGCTGTGGCACTGGCTAAAGCCTTTGACTGCGGTGTAAATGATCTGCCGCTGTCTCTGGTGCTTTCCTGGTATGAGCAAAAGGCAGTGGCAATTCTGCTCACCTTGCTGCACCTGGGCATTAAGGGCATCCGTTTAGGCCCCAGCCTGCCCGCCTTTATCACCCCGGCGGTGTTGGATGTACTGGTGCAGAACTTTGATATTAAACCCATCGGCACAGCAGATGAAGATCTGGCTGCTATTTTAGGCTAA